From a single Clupea harengus chromosome 24, Ch_v2.0.2, whole genome shotgun sequence genomic region:
- the LOC122128732 gene encoding uncharacterized protein LOC122128732, whose protein sequence is MPRPRPPTGAHPTPAPVAAYTSNMTAGPYHTQPYDAQFYPTPVPSREVADGVMSVLRPAASFARQLVTFTNQHNLTTTTSATLIQAMLNWTLAELAAPYKQNSTVPDEVTFDPLDVNDWFRHAVVPVLRRYLPQGQTEIPQNITAVFHSLFHIQAGLEPDSEDTDEGPDVCSVTIDEKSCALTDAVEEVARVMHCAAQANLSLTEETLMRLVLELSSSLNSLMRQLSHTNFSSPDSPFFDILGKIVAGPLTQENLRDVTFIRLWFQIKLRPLLPTLTPEFMSCLSAKRFSCETFQALCVYGL, encoded by the exons ATGCCTCGGCCCCGCCCACCTACTGGGGCTCATCCCACTCCTGCCCCCGTCGCCGCCTACACGAGCAACATGACGGCTGGGCCGTACCACACCCAGCCCTACGACGCCCAGTTCTACCCCACCCCAGTTCCaagcagagag GTGGCGGACGGAGTCATGTCTGTCTTGAGACCGGCTGCAAGTTTTGCCAGACAGTTGGTGACCTTCACAAATCAG CACAACCTGACGACCACGACGAGTGCCACTCTAATCCAGGCCATGCTCAACTGGACCTTAGCAGAACTGGCCGCTCCCTACAAACAGAACAGCACTGTTCCAGAtgaggtgacctttgacccgcTGGACGTGAACGACTGGTTCCGGCATGCCGTGGTTCCGGTTCTGAGACGCTACCTGCCCCAAGGCCAGACGGAGATCCCACAGAACATCACTGCAGTGTTCCACAGCCTGTT CCATATCCAGGCCGGTTTGGAGCCCGACTCTGAGGACACTGACGAAGGCCCTGATGTCTGCAGTGTGACCATTGATGAGAAGTCTTGTGCT CTGACTGATGCGGTGGAGGAGGTAGCCCGTGTCATGCACTGTGCAGCGCAGGCCAACCTGAGTCTGACCGAGGAGACCCTGATGAGGCTAGTGCTGGAGCTCTCCTCCAGCCTCAACTCACTCATGCGCCAGCTCTCCCACACG AACTTCAGCTCCCCCGACTCTCCGTTCTTCGACATCCTCGGCAAGATCGTTGCAGGTCCTCTGACGCAGGAGAACCTTCGCGACGTCACCTTCATCAGGCTGTGGTTCCAGATCAAGCTGAGGCCCCTGCTGCCGACCCTGACCCCAGAGTTCATGTCATGCCTGAGCGCCAAAAGATTCAGCTGTGAAACCTTCCAAGCCCTGTGCGTTTACGGTTTATAA